One Bremerella sp. JC817 genomic window carries:
- a CDS encoding metallophosphoesterase family protein yields MNCRLPLSGLLLCLAAANGALAHDGEHDHEHDHVHELIPVQPAEMYAPTAMPDRIVLTWSDDPQTTQAVTWRTSVDVPKAYAEIAIAEAGPGFPEKATRIEAKSEALKTDISTAHFHSVTFRELEPGTRYAYRVGDGVNWSEWFQFSTPAKEDGPFSFVYFGDAQNNLRSMWSRVIREAYRDAPKAAFLLHAGDLVNRGGSDAEWGEWFGAGAWLNAMTPSVAVPGNHEHVKNEQGDRRLTDHWKASFTFPENGPRGLEETCYTLVYQNLRIIALNSNELQKEQTVWLEQVLAENQSEWVVCTFHHPIYSTGKGRDNPELRELWKPVFDKYRVDLVLQGHDHTYGRTGFSVPAANASDDEFADFQADEDNRNVKVGMTNVPTGVQNIDRENGTVYVVSVSGPKMYDNTRWPFMKRLGEDTQLYQIIHIDGDQLRYESRTAIGQLYDAFELHKQPGKANKLVEVEVALPENLRPRDK; encoded by the coding sequence ATGAATTGTCGATTGCCGCTTAGCGGATTGCTTCTTTGTTTGGCTGCGGCCAACGGTGCTCTGGCGCATGACGGAGAGCATGATCATGAACACGACCATGTGCATGAACTGATCCCCGTACAGCCGGCCGAAATGTACGCGCCTACCGCGATGCCGGATCGGATTGTGTTGACTTGGAGCGATGATCCGCAGACCACCCAAGCGGTCACCTGGCGGACTTCCGTCGATGTGCCGAAGGCGTATGCCGAGATTGCGATCGCCGAGGCAGGTCCTGGTTTTCCTGAGAAAGCCACGCGAATCGAAGCGAAGTCGGAAGCACTGAAGACCGACATCAGCACTGCTCACTTTCATAGCGTCACGTTCCGCGAACTAGAGCCAGGAACACGCTATGCGTACCGCGTCGGTGATGGCGTGAACTGGAGCGAATGGTTTCAGTTCTCGACGCCAGCGAAAGAGGACGGACCGTTCTCGTTCGTTTACTTTGGCGACGCGCAGAACAACCTGCGTTCGATGTGGTCGCGGGTGATTCGCGAGGCGTATCGAGATGCTCCGAAGGCAGCCTTTCTGCTGCATGCCGGCGACCTGGTGAATCGTGGCGGTTCGGATGCCGAGTGGGGCGAATGGTTTGGAGCTGGTGCCTGGTTAAACGCAATGACGCCAAGCGTTGCGGTGCCAGGGAATCACGAACACGTGAAGAACGAACAAGGCGATCGCCGCCTGACCGACCACTGGAAAGCTTCGTTCACCTTCCCAGAGAATGGACCACGCGGCCTGGAAGAGACTTGCTACACACTTGTTTATCAGAACCTGCGGATCATCGCCTTGAATAGCAATGAACTGCAGAAAGAGCAAACGGTGTGGCTTGAACAAGTGCTGGCGGAGAACCAATCGGAATGGGTCGTTTGCACCTTCCATCATCCGATTTACTCGACGGGCAAAGGTCGCGATAACCCAGAACTTCGTGAGCTGTGGAAGCCAGTCTTCGACAAGTATCGCGTTGACCTCGTGCTGCAAGGGCACGATCACACGTACGGCCGAACAGGTTTCAGTGTGCCGGCGGCCAATGCTTCCGACGACGAATTCGCCGATTTTCAAGCCGACGAAGACAATCGCAACGTGAAGGTTGGCATGACGAACGTACCGACCGGCGTGCAAAATATCGATCGCGAAAACGGTACGGTCTACGTCGTTTCGGTCAGTGGTCCGAAGATGTACGACAACACCCGCTGGCCTTTCATGAAACGTCTGGGCGAAGACACGCAGCTTTACCAGATCATCCATATCGATGGCGATCAACTGCGGTACGAATCACGCACGGCGATCGGACAGTTGTACGACGCATTCGAGCTGCACAAACAGCCAGGCAAGGCGAACAAACTGGTCGAGGTGGAAGTTGCTTTGCCCGAAAATCTTCGTCCGCGCGACAAGTAG